From Pseudomonas sp. LS1212, the proteins below share one genomic window:
- the hutC gene encoding histidine utilization repressor, whose amino-acid sequence MSKSVEDNASLESFSLESPSPLYARVKQIIVQKIRSGAWLPNSKLPSESELLTLLGVSRMTINRALRELTIEGLLVRMQGVGTFVAEPKGHAALFEIHNIAEEIAARGHEHRCEVIVLEEMPERARASMPFPLEGVKRVFHSVVVHHENGVPVQIEERFVNAEVAPAYLQQDFTRVTPYAYLIQLAPLTEGEHVVESIHAKAAECKLLQIKRYEPCLLIRRRTWAAKGQVGCARLVYPGSRYRLEGKFGN is encoded by the coding sequence GTGTCTAAATCTGTTGAGGATAATGCCTCCCTCGAGTCTTTCTCTCTCGAGAGTCCCTCACCGCTGTATGCGCGGGTCAAGCAAATCATCGTGCAGAAGATTCGCTCAGGTGCCTGGTTGCCCAATTCCAAGCTGCCGTCGGAAAGCGAGCTGCTGACCCTGCTGGGCGTTAGCCGCATGACCATCAATCGGGCATTGCGAGAGCTGACCATTGAGGGTTTGCTGGTGCGCATGCAAGGGGTGGGTACCTTTGTGGCCGAGCCCAAAGGGCATGCCGCATTGTTCGAGATCCACAACATTGCCGAAGAAATCGCCGCCCGCGGTCATGAGCATCGCTGCGAAGTCATCGTGCTGGAAGAGATGCCCGAACGTGCTCGTGCTTCAATGCCCTTCCCACTGGAAGGGGTCAAGCGCGTATTCCACTCAGTGGTGGTGCATCACGAGAACGGTGTGCCGGTGCAGATCGAAGAGCGCTTCGTGAATGCCGAGGTGGCACCAGCCTACTTGCAGCAGGATTTTACCCGGGTCACGCCCTACGCCTATCTCATTCAGTTGGCTCCTCTGACCGAAGGCGAGCATGTGGTCGAATCTATTCATGCCAAGGCCGCCGAGTGCAAGCTGCTGCAAATAAAACGCTATGAACCGTGCCTGTTGATTCGCCGCCGCACCTGGGCAGCCAAGGGCCAGGTCGGTTGTGCACGCTTGGTGTACCCGGGTTCGCGCTATCGCCTGGAAGGCAAATTCGGCAACTGA
- the mnxG gene encoding manganese-oxidizing multicopper oxidase MnxG, with protein sequence MISAQLHSRLDLNGIRRWLRRPARLALLAGVWLAGGEVAEAAVQCQRTLVANVVAMDQPLMFNRLGAHNPNGMMFALRGDVVDTNGVLITQGGSATPGQVTLRPDKRPRPLVLRVAAGDCLTVNLQNLLAFQANPNGQGNDHENAANGELHVDAQVADRHVGFQVNGLQAFGSINDIAANSGRNDNSLLAPGQSRTYTLYAEREGTFVATSYGATFGSEGSSGNVGNGLFAQVVVLPKGGRAYHNTVTEEDMRLATRGRTPAGQPIIDYEARYPVREPWTAEGKAGKPILSMVDGSEIIASNADALVMGPNADGSFPPATYPLESQGKRNPTLPNRLEPFRDFAAVFHDQSAVIQAFPGFWGDPVFGQMLDPTRDAFMVNYGSGGMGAEVIANRVGVGPMHDCLSCAYEEFFLSAHTTGDIAMQVDVPANTGLEQLAPGQVPPEESVGIKANMALYPAEPSNVAHSYLGDAVKFRNISVGYEQHVFHLHGHQWLFNPNDDNSDYMDAQGVGPGSGYTYEIANGGSGNRNRVVGDAIYHCHFYPHFAQGMWAMWRIHDVFEEGTRLAVTQEGSNGFHAEPFALRSGLPAQGARALPDGEIVAGTPIPAIVPLPGKALPPMPGKVVVVPKLSGEALAADEEPGDDSETPAGQRVVGSLALVDRSEANRNADGSLKNPGYPFWIGGVESTVGQRPPTPPLDMLDAQTATALRDSGKALWAALDPAQAGGFDGGLPRHSLDGWAAGGEAQVATSALDMSKTLERAKPVYFPEEGTEVEQSAMAFHAKPAHASFAVLPSGQLQPRSFLTNGAPPVAGAPFFEPCMDDRQKRLTRSAGAGYYNSGERLDAQTFSGASLFSADHPRVYKGANIQFDAVFNKVGYHFPQTRILTLWEDAWPVINKQRPPEPLVMRMNTFDCTMYQHTNLVPSVYELDDFQVRTPTDVIGQHIHLPKWDLTAADGSANGWNYEDGVLSPSTVVERIHAIRRFNDCQDGDPREGTGDCPVARQHPYFGQFNRADWLGARTTLQRWFADPVLNVHNIDRGLGNIFTHDHLGPSTHQQVGLYATVLAEPAGSSWFHAETGEPLYNGGGRQDGGPTSWQAVIATGDLDGDNKNDSFREFFLEFSDFQHAYEAGVYVGAGPDGIPDAGAFAATADSFRYAINPPARKTAANLLESVLEVAGGQLLTCPSRPCPQAISASDPGIFVVNYRHEPLGLRIYDPNKVAPDGKPGMQADGLAGDLAYALQSRTDRAIPALNLAPSAISAATGPTGGVTLLPKHINRGDLPGDPFTPTLRTYTGDNVRLRVNAGGHEEEHNVTLHGVKWLHSGSGFGNSSNTGWKASQMVAISEQLGFMAPVAMMSSAASETGDYLYSMDASLEGYWSGLWGIMRNYSQSRSDLFPLPNNPKPVAARNTVNFNGVCPRTSPNPNGIGTRTTVQRNYEVVAALANDILANPLGLTIGDPAGAGQHIGGPLNPLGGTLVYNPRPVTVPLVTIFDPEDGETFTIGGQSGPLHDPTAILYVRKADLDPVSGKLKAGVPVEPLVLRAAAGDCINLTLENRLPLIMPDLPNFAVMQGTVKRDRSGAQGSTTFNNNLMRPSSHVGLHAQLLTYDVSKSDGFNVGINPVQTVAPRQGNSGAWPSRTYQYYAGHLERAGQPTASQLGRNVDVIEATPIEFGGLNLMPADPIKQPQKGLVAAMSVAPAGATWQEDAASRASATVQARDGTRYRDFTMVWQKSLNMRWANGLPVENMSSEGPGIPNDPKDNSDMAINYKSEPLWYRFARAPNAPFGQAGGNGLGAVPNAHMAYSNALVGGDPVTPILRVKPGQPFRTHVLMPSGGSRGATFQLDGHVWAFNPFQAERVDLWGYPMKDAGIGSVRFGYNPMAMYIGAQESVLPAAHFSFMFPSAGGANAVPGDYLYRDYAAFGNLGGIWGLLRVSDEPAPTTAQ encoded by the coding sequence ATGATCAGCGCGCAGCTGCACTCTCGACTCGACCTCAATGGCATTCGTCGCTGGTTGAGGAGGCCGGCCAGGTTGGCCTTGCTCGCAGGCGTGTGGCTCGCCGGTGGCGAGGTGGCCGAGGCGGCGGTGCAGTGCCAGCGCACCCTGGTGGCCAATGTCGTAGCCATGGACCAGCCGCTGATGTTCAACCGGCTCGGCGCGCACAACCCCAACGGCATGATGTTCGCCCTGCGCGGCGATGTGGTCGATACCAATGGGGTGTTGATCACCCAAGGCGGTAGCGCCACACCCGGGCAGGTCACTTTGCGCCCGGACAAGCGGCCGCGCCCATTGGTGCTGCGGGTCGCTGCCGGGGATTGCCTGACGGTCAACCTGCAGAACCTGCTGGCGTTCCAGGCCAACCCCAATGGCCAGGGCAACGACCACGAGAACGCCGCCAATGGCGAGTTGCACGTCGACGCCCAGGTCGCCGACCGGCATGTGGGTTTCCAGGTCAACGGCTTGCAGGCGTTTGGCTCGATCAACGACATCGCCGCCAACAGCGGGCGCAACGACAATTCCTTGCTGGCGCCCGGACAAAGCCGTACCTACACCCTCTACGCCGAGCGCGAAGGCACTTTCGTGGCCACTAGCTACGGTGCCACCTTCGGCAGCGAGGGCTCGTCCGGCAACGTCGGCAACGGCCTGTTCGCCCAGGTCGTGGTACTGCCCAAAGGTGGGCGGGCCTATCACAACACGGTGACCGAAGAGGACATGCGCCTGGCCACGCGCGGGCGGACACCGGCCGGCCAGCCGATCATCGACTACGAGGCACGCTACCCGGTGCGTGAACCCTGGACCGCGGAAGGCAAGGCAGGCAAACCGATCCTCAGCATGGTCGATGGCAGCGAGATCATTGCCAGCAATGCGGACGCCCTGGTCATGGGGCCCAATGCCGATGGCAGTTTCCCACCGGCAACCTATCCACTGGAGAGCCAGGGCAAGCGTAACCCGACCCTCCCCAATCGGTTGGAGCCGTTCCGCGATTTCGCTGCGGTGTTCCACGACCAGTCCGCTGTCATCCAGGCGTTTCCAGGGTTCTGGGGCGACCCGGTGTTCGGCCAGATGCTCGATCCGACTCGCGATGCCTTCATGGTCAACTACGGTTCCGGTGGCATGGGCGCCGAGGTCATCGCCAACCGCGTGGGTGTCGGCCCCATGCATGATTGCCTGTCCTGCGCCTATGAAGAATTCTTCCTCAGCGCACACACCACCGGCGATATCGCGATGCAGGTGGACGTGCCGGCCAACACCGGCCTGGAGCAGCTCGCGCCCGGCCAGGTGCCGCCCGAAGAGAGCGTCGGTATCAAGGCCAACATGGCGCTGTATCCGGCCGAGCCTTCCAACGTCGCTCACAGCTACCTGGGTGATGCGGTGAAGTTCCGCAATATCAGCGTCGGTTACGAACAGCATGTCTTCCATCTGCACGGTCACCAGTGGTTGTTCAACCCCAATGACGACAACTCCGACTACATGGACGCCCAAGGCGTCGGCCCGGGATCGGGTTACACCTACGAGATCGCCAACGGTGGGTCGGGCAACCGCAATCGGGTGGTCGGCGATGCGATCTATCACTGCCATTTCTACCCGCATTTCGCCCAGGGCATGTGGGCCATGTGGCGCATCCATGACGTGTTCGAGGAGGGCACGCGCCTGGCGGTGACCCAAGAGGGCAGCAACGGTTTCCATGCCGAGCCGTTCGCCTTGCGCAGCGGTCTGCCAGCCCAGGGCGCCCGTGCCTTGCCCGATGGCGAGATCGTCGCTGGCACGCCGATCCCGGCGATCGTGCCCTTGCCGGGCAAGGCCCTGCCGCCGATGCCGGGCAAAGTGGTGGTGGTCCCGAAACTGAGTGGCGAAGCGCTGGCCGCTGACGAAGAGCCGGGCGACGATAGCGAAACGCCGGCTGGGCAGCGGGTCGTCGGCTCCCTGGCCCTGGTCGACCGCAGCGAAGCCAACCGTAACGCCGATGGCAGTCTGAAAAACCCGGGCTATCCATTCTGGATCGGCGGCGTGGAAAGCACCGTCGGTCAACGGCCGCCGACGCCACCTCTGGACATGCTCGATGCGCAAACGGCCACGGCCTTGCGCGACAGCGGCAAGGCATTGTGGGCGGCGCTGGATCCAGCCCAGGCCGGTGGCTTTGACGGCGGCTTGCCACGCCACAGCCTGGATGGCTGGGCAGCTGGCGGCGAGGCGCAGGTAGCCACCAGTGCCTTGGACATGAGCAAGACCCTGGAACGGGCCAAACCTGTGTACTTCCCGGAGGAGGGCACCGAGGTCGAACAGTCGGCCATGGCCTTCCACGCCAAGCCCGCGCATGCCAGCTTTGCCGTGCTGCCCAGTGGCCAACTGCAGCCGCGCAGCTTCCTGACCAACGGGGCGCCGCCGGTGGCGGGTGCGCCCTTTTTCGAGCCGTGCATGGACGACCGGCAAAAACGCCTGACCCGCAGCGCCGGAGCCGGCTACTACAACAGTGGCGAGCGTCTCGACGCGCAGACGTTCAGCGGCGCCTCGCTGTTCAGTGCCGATCACCCGCGCGTCTATAAAGGCGCCAATATCCAGTTCGACGCCGTGTTCAACAAGGTCGGCTATCACTTCCCGCAAACCCGCATCCTTACCCTGTGGGAGGATGCGTGGCCGGTGATCAACAAGCAGCGCCCACCTGAACCGTTGGTGATGCGCATGAACACCTTCGACTGCACCATGTACCAGCACACTAATCTGGTGCCATCGGTCTACGAACTGGACGATTTCCAGGTGCGTACGCCCACCGACGTCATCGGCCAGCACATTCACTTGCCCAAGTGGGACCTGACCGCCGCCGACGGCTCGGCCAATGGCTGGAACTACGAGGATGGCGTGCTCTCGCCGTCCACCGTGGTGGAGCGCATCCACGCCATTCGCCGGTTCAACGATTGTCAGGACGGCGACCCACGCGAAGGCACCGGGGATTGCCCCGTGGCCAGACAACACCCGTACTTCGGGCAGTTCAACCGCGCCGACTGGCTTGGTGCGCGCACCACGCTGCAACGCTGGTTCGCCGACCCTGTGCTGAACGTGCACAATATCGATCGCGGCCTGGGCAATATCTTTACCCATGACCACCTTGGCCCTTCGACCCACCAGCAAGTTGGTCTGTATGCCACCGTGCTTGCCGAACCTGCCGGTTCCAGCTGGTTCCACGCCGAAACCGGCGAGCCCTTGTACAATGGTGGTGGGCGCCAGGACGGCGGCCCGACTTCCTGGCAAGCCGTGATCGCGACCGGTGATCTCGACGGCGACAACAAGAACGACAGTTTCCGCGAGTTCTTCCTCGAGTTCAGCGACTTCCAGCACGCCTATGAGGCCGGCGTCTACGTCGGTGCGGGCCCCGATGGTATTCCCGATGCGGGCGCCTTTGCGGCTACGGCGGACAGCTTCCGCTATGCCATCAACCCGCCTGCGCGCAAGACGGCCGCCAACCTGCTGGAGTCTGTCCTGGAAGTCGCAGGTGGCCAGCTGCTGACCTGCCCGTCGCGGCCGTGCCCGCAAGCGATCTCGGCTTCGGACCCTGGCATCTTCGTCGTCAACTACCGTCATGAGCCCCTGGGCCTGCGCATCTACGACCCGAACAAGGTGGCGCCGGACGGCAAGCCTGGCATGCAGGCCGACGGTTTGGCCGGTGACCTGGCCTATGCCCTGCAAAGCCGCACCGACCGGGCGATCCCTGCGCTCAACCTGGCCCCCAGCGCCATCAGCGCTGCGACCGGCCCCACCGGCGGGGTCACGCTATTGCCTAAACATATCAACCGGGGGGACTTGCCGGGCGATCCGTTCACGCCGACGTTGCGAACCTATACCGGCGACAACGTGCGCCTGCGGGTGAATGCCGGGGGCCACGAAGAGGAACACAACGTGACGCTGCACGGAGTGAAGTGGCTGCATTCGGGCAGCGGCTTCGGCAATAGCTCCAACACCGGCTGGAAGGCATCGCAAATGGTGGCGATTTCCGAGCAACTGGGCTTCATGGCGCCGGTGGCGATGATGTCCAGTGCGGCCAGCGAGACGGGCGATTACCTGTATTCCATGGATGCTTCCCTGGAGGGCTACTGGAGTGGCCTGTGGGGCATCATGCGCAACTATTCGCAGAGTCGCAGCGACCTGTTCCCGCTGCCCAACAACCCGAAGCCTGTGGCCGCACGCAACACGGTGAACTTCAACGGCGTGTGCCCGCGCACCAGCCCCAACCCTAATGGCATCGGCACCCGGACGACGGTGCAGCGTAACTATGAGGTGGTCGCGGCCCTGGCCAACGATATCCTCGCCAACCCGTTGGGCCTGACCATCGGCGACCCGGCAGGTGCCGGCCAGCATATCGGCGGCCCGCTCAACCCACTGGGTGGCACCCTGGTCTACAACCCAAGGCCGGTGACGGTGCCGCTGGTGACGATCTTCGACCCTGAAGACGGCGAGACCTTCACCATCGGCGGGCAGTCCGGTCCGCTGCACGACCCAACCGCCATCCTCTACGTGCGCAAGGCCGACCTGGACCCGGTCAGCGGCAAGCTCAAGGCCGGGGTGCCGGTGGAGCCGCTGGTACTGCGCGCCGCCGCCGGCGACTGCATCAACCTCACCCTGGAGAACCGTCTGCCTTTGATAATGCCGGACCTGCCGAACTTCGCGGTGATGCAAGGCACGGTCAAGCGTGACCGCTCCGGTGCGCAAGGCTCGACCACTTTCAACAACAACCTGATGCGCCCCTCCAGCCACGTGGGCCTGCACGCCCAGTTGCTGACCTACGACGTCAGCAAGTCGGATGGCTTCAACGTCGGCATCAACCCGGTGCAGACCGTGGCGCCACGCCAGGGCAACAGCGGCGCCTGGCCAAGCCGGACCTATCAGTACTACGCCGGGCACCTGGAGCGCGCCGGCCAGCCGACCGCTTCACAATTGGGGCGCAACGTCGACGTGATCGAGGCGACCCCCATCGAGTTCGGTGGCCTGAACCTGATGCCGGCCGATCCGATCAAGCAACCGCAAAAAGGCCTGGTGGCGGCCATGTCGGTGGCGCCGGCGGGCGCCACCTGGCAGGAGGATGCCGCTTCCCGAGCGTCGGCCACGGTGCAGGCGCGCGACGGCACCCGCTATCGCGATTTCACCATGGTCTGGCAGAAGTCCCTGAACATGCGCTGGGCCAACGGCTTGCCGGTGGAGAACATGTCGTCCGAAGGGCCGGGCATACCCAACGACCCTAAAGACAACTCGGACATGGCCATCAACTACAAGAGCGAGCCGCTGTGGTACCGCTTCGCCCGTGCGCCGAACGCGCCATTCGGCCAGGCGGGTGGCAATGGCCTGGGCGCGGTGCCCAACGCCCACATGGCCTACAGCAATGCCCTGGTCGGTGGCGACCCGGTGACGCCGATACTGCGGGTCAAGCCCGGGCAGCCGTTCCGCACCCATGTGCTGATGCCTTCGGGCGGCAGCCGTGGCGCGACCTTCCAGCTCGACGGCCATGTCTGGGCGTTCAACCCGTTCCAGGCCGAGCGGGTGGACCTCTGGGGCTACCCAATGAAAGACGCCGGTATCGGGTCGGTGCGCTTTGGCTACAACCCCATGGCCATGTACATCGGCGCACAGGAAAGCGTGCTGCCGGCAGCGCATTTCAGCTTCATGTTCCCCAGCGCCGGCGGCGCCAACGCGGTACCTGGCGACTACCTGTACCGGGACTATGCGGCCTTTGGCAACCTGGGCGGCATCTGGGGGCTGCTGCGGGTCAGCGATGAGCCTGCACCGACCACCGCGCAATAA
- a CDS encoding YncE family protein: MRAHPGRRLGSPCPPQDRLLVIDAGSDQLVHELEVTAEPYQLTFTRAYAYVRGLASSRVSMINLASLGKGKQPIVQAFEAGPAAPKLAGNLPLADSLTPARDEAAVFVVNPVDNTAYYYMEGMNAPMSGYLNRGHIARAATVVDRSLREVQPGVFGGRIKLPAAGKLDMAFMLNQPQMTHCFTVEVRENPALVKLRATANVQFIFEEPTVRAGSEPVMVRFRVVQGSTGTPWQGLQDLQVRYYLAPSSWQATAVAREVVEGIYEAPLQLKRAGAYYLQVQSSSAGLGGNGQSFASLRALPSQQP; encoded by the coding sequence ATGCGTGCTCACCCAGGACGGCGCCTGGGCTCACCCTGCCCACCGCAGGACCGGCTGCTGGTCATCGATGCGGGCAGCGATCAGCTGGTACATGAACTGGAGGTGACCGCCGAGCCCTATCAACTGACCTTTACCCGGGCCTACGCCTACGTGCGCGGCCTGGCCTCCTCGCGGGTGAGCATGATCAACCTGGCCTCGCTGGGCAAAGGCAAGCAGCCGATCGTCCAGGCCTTCGAGGCGGGCCCGGCGGCACCCAAGCTGGCCGGCAACCTGCCATTGGCAGACAGTTTGACCCCGGCGCGGGACGAGGCGGCGGTGTTCGTGGTCAATCCGGTCGACAACACCGCCTATTACTACATGGAAGGGATGAACGCGCCGATGTCCGGCTACCTGAATCGTGGCCACATCGCCCGCGCCGCCACCGTGGTTGACCGCAGTTTGCGCGAGGTGCAACCGGGCGTTTTCGGGGGGCGGATCAAGCTGCCGGCGGCGGGAAAACTCGACATGGCCTTCATGCTCAACCAGCCGCAAATGACCCATTGTTTTACTGTCGAGGTGCGGGAGAACCCCGCGCTGGTCAAGCTGCGCGCCACCGCGAACGTGCAGTTCATCTTCGAGGAGCCGACCGTACGCGCGGGCAGTGAGCCGGTGATGGTGCGGTTTCGTGTTGTTCAGGGTAGCACCGGAACACCCTGGCAGGGCCTGCAGGACTTGCAGGTCCGTTACTACCTGGCGCCATCTTCGTGGCAGGCCACCGCCGTGGCCCGGGAAGTCGTGGAGGGAATCTATGAAGCGCCGTTGCAGCTCAAGCGTGCAGGGGCTTATTACCTGCAAGTGCAGTCGAGCTCGGCAGGGCTTGGCGGCAATGGGCAGAGCTTTGCCAGCCTGCGTGCCTTGCCGTCGCAACAGCCCTGA
- a CDS encoding YncE family protein, which translates to MELKTRMAMTTTVLALLIGAGLYLDSRSVQQGATVLPVAETAGSSERQRVVRDGVAIEFEALPASVDGQLMEGNLADVRFHISDAASGQPLSGVAPGAWLDPAQATVSRDGRQLGCKARIGLYLKGVMGARPLLDLNSYYLLLLNKDPSISVIDPSISVGGITSTLSRIPLKRTPMDWVASSKDKRLYVSMPDAGEIAVIDTDSFQVLRYVMQDESSQAYAKPTKTYLWVGNNAADGSGSGVTVIDTQTLEKVFSYLF; encoded by the coding sequence GTGGAACTGAAAACGCGTATGGCGATGACAACCACGGTGCTGGCACTGCTGATCGGTGCCGGCCTGTACCTCGACAGCCGCAGCGTGCAGCAGGGTGCTACGGTGCTCCCGGTTGCCGAAACGGCGGGCTCCAGTGAGCGCCAGCGCGTGGTGCGCGACGGTGTGGCCATCGAGTTCGAGGCCTTGCCGGCAAGTGTCGACGGCCAGTTGATGGAGGGCAACCTGGCCGACGTGCGCTTTCACATCAGCGATGCCGCCAGCGGCCAACCCCTCAGCGGGGTGGCGCCCGGGGCTTGGCTGGACCCGGCGCAGGCCACCGTCAGCCGTGACGGCCGCCAGTTGGGTTGCAAGGCGCGCATCGGTCTATACCTCAAAGGCGTGATGGGTGCGCGCCCGCTGCTGGACCTTAACAGCTATTACCTGTTGCTGCTGAACAAGGACCCGAGCATTTCCGTGATCGACCCTTCGATCTCGGTCGGCGGTATCACCAGTACCCTGAGTCGTATCCCGCTCAAGCGCACGCCCATGGACTGGGTGGCCAGCAGCAAGGACAAGCGCCTGTATGTCTCGATGCCCGATGCCGGGGAAATTGCCGTGATCGATACGGACAGTTTCCAGGTACTTCGCTATGTCATGCAGGATGAATCCAGTCAGGCATATGCCAAACCGACGAAAACATACCTGTGGGTTGGCAACAATGCCGCCGATGGCAGCGGCAGCGGGGTGACCGTCATCGATACGCAAACCCTGGAAAAGGTCTTCAGTTACCTGTTTTAA
- a CDS encoding EthD domain-containing protein, which produces MSNLQPARQENNRPLPDGSLSMWLDSANAPTRRPFDNLIVAATARMAAYLVCESVAIRNTRFPATPGERTHGFSQLALLTRPPRLTPEAWLDIWRNHHTPVAIDTQDNFQYVQNLVVLALTHGAPRIDAIVEECFPPAAMTDPQAFFDAVGDEAKFQRNLAAMMDSCNRFIDFDKIDVLPTSQYCL; this is translated from the coding sequence ATGTCGAACCTGCAGCCGGCTCGACAGGAGAATAACCGGCCATTGCCCGATGGCAGCCTGTCGATGTGGCTGGACAGCGCCAACGCACCTACTCGCCGCCCTTTTGACAATCTGATCGTTGCGGCGACGGCACGCATGGCCGCCTATCTGGTCTGCGAGTCAGTCGCGATCCGCAATACCCGCTTCCCCGCAACGCCCGGCGAGCGCACCCACGGCTTCAGCCAATTGGCCCTGCTGACGCGCCCTCCCCGTCTGACCCCGGAAGCCTGGCTGGACATCTGGCGCAACCACCACACCCCGGTGGCCATCGACACCCAAGACAACTTCCAATACGTGCAGAATCTGGTGGTACTGGCCTTGACTCACGGCGCACCGCGAATCGACGCCATAGTCGAAGAATGTTTCCCGCCAGCCGCCATGACCGATCCCCAGGCCTTTTTCGATGCGGTTGGAGACGAAGCGAAATTCCAGCGTAACCTGGCAGCGATGATGGACAGCTGTAATCGCTTTATCGATTTCGACAAGATCGACGTCCTGCCCACCAGTCAATACTGCCTGTAG
- a CDS encoding DUF1329 domain-containing protein, translating to MLIQNKTLLLSVLLAGSFSSVALAKSSPEDAARLGRDLTPMGAEMAGNADGSIPAWSGQWRGAPPNLNYAGSGSQYPDPYANERPLFTITAQNMAQYADKLSDGQKALFQHYPQTFKMPIYPSHRDFRYSQRVESNIAKNAVDAELISDGNGVTNAIGASPFPIPKNGYELMWNLNLPARAWKEDAVYTMALTLSNGERSLESMDYKIYSVWDDPKENVGSFGGVQAYAMVSTLEPVRKKGEIILAHTFTDPIASPSQAWQYVPGMRRVRRAPTVAYDTPFGAGGFRVMDEDRLFNGAPDRYEWKMLGKKEMYIPYNNNKLDDPGLKLDQLLATNGHVNPDHMRYELHRVWVLEATLKPGKRHIYGKRRLYIDEDSWIGVLADNYDGKGALWRSNMQTTVYAYDMQGFQARLAMFHDLIAGSYLTDRLLNGQPPARLNSSSFEADFFTTANLRKLGR from the coding sequence ATGCTTATTCAGAACAAGACCCTATTGCTCAGCGTGTTGCTTGCCGGCAGTTTCAGCAGCGTCGCACTGGCCAAATCAAGCCCCGAAGACGCCGCCCGCCTGGGCCGCGACCTCACCCCCATGGGTGCAGAAATGGCCGGTAATGCCGATGGCAGTATCCCCGCCTGGAGCGGGCAATGGCGCGGTGCGCCACCCAACCTGAACTACGCAGGCAGCGGCAGCCAGTATCCAGATCCCTACGCCAATGAGCGACCGCTGTTTACCATCACTGCACAGAACATGGCGCAATATGCCGACAAGCTCTCCGACGGTCAGAAGGCCCTGTTCCAGCACTACCCACAGACGTTCAAGATGCCGATCTACCCCAGCCATCGCGATTTCCGCTATTCGCAACGGGTCGAGAGCAACATCGCCAAGAACGCTGTCGATGCCGAACTGATCAGCGATGGCAACGGCGTGACCAATGCCATTGGCGCCTCGCCCTTCCCCATCCCGAAAAATGGCTACGAGCTGATGTGGAACCTCAACCTGCCTGCCCGGGCCTGGAAGGAGGACGCCGTCTACACCATGGCCCTTACCCTGTCCAACGGCGAGCGTTCGCTCGAGTCCATGGACTACAAGATTTACTCGGTCTGGGACGACCCCAAGGAAAACGTCGGCAGTTTCGGCGGGGTACAGGCTTATGCCATGGTGTCCACCCTGGAACCGGTGCGCAAAAAAGGCGAGATCATCCTTGCCCACACGTTCACCGACCCCATTGCCTCGCCATCGCAGGCCTGGCAATACGTCCCGGGAATGCGTCGGGTACGTCGAGCCCCCACCGTGGCATACGACACCCCCTTCGGCGCCGGTGGCTTTCGCGTGATGGATGAGGACCGCCTGTTCAACGGCGCACCTGATCGATACGAGTGGAAGATGCTTGGCAAAAAGGAGATGTATATCCCCTATAACAATAACAAGCTTGATGATCCAGGCCTGAAACTCGACCAGTTGCTGGCCACCAATGGTCATGTCAATCCCGATCACATGCGCTATGAGTTGCACCGCGTCTGGGTACTGGAAGCCACCCTCAAACCCGGCAAGCGCCACATCTATGGCAAGCGCAGGCTGTATATCGACGAAGACTCCTGGATCGGTGTTCTGGCCGACAACTATGACGGCAAAGGCGCACTCTGGCGCAGCAACATGCAAACCACGGTGTACGCCTACGACATGCAAGGCTTCCAGGCCCGCCTTGCGATGTTCCATGACCTTATCGCCGGCTCCTACCTTACCGACCGCCTGCTCAATGGCCAGCCTCCCGCTCGCCTGAACAGCAGCAGTTTCGAAGCTGACTTCTTCACCACTGCGAATCTGCGCAAACTCGGCCGCTGA